One genomic window of Elaeis guineensis isolate ETL-2024a chromosome 2, EG11, whole genome shotgun sequence includes the following:
- the LOC105034195 gene encoding uncharacterized protein, with translation MADNISTLILTVDLQCCRCYKKIKKVLCKLQDREKIQKIDYDEKNNTVTISGPFDPHCLSKKLRCKACKVIKDIKIKPPEPPPPPPPPPPEPAPPPPPPPEPAPPPPPPPEPAPPPPPPPEPAPPPPPPPEPAPPPPPPPPPEPAPPPPPPPEPAPPPPPAPAPPPPEPCRPKIPEPPPACCCRPCPCYQAGYSDGLRCCSCGRLYDWGWGPPPVYCEGYKIVCEEDPAYPCIIM, from the exons ATGGCAGACAAC ATCTCCACGTTAATCCTGACGGTGGACCTTCAATGCTGTCGTTGCTACAAGAAGATCAAAAAAGTACTATGCAAGCTCCAAG ATCGAGAGAAGATCCAGAAAATTGACTACGACGAGAAGAACAACACCGTCACCATCTCCGGCCCCTTCGACCCTCACTGCCTCTCCAAGAAGCTCCGGTGCAAGGCCTGCAAGGTCATCAAAGACATCAAAATCAAGCCGCCCGAACCACCCCCACCTCCGCCACCGCCTCCGCCCGAACCGGCTCCGCCGCCCCCGCCTCCTCCGGAACCGGCTCCACCGCCCCCGCCTCCGCCCGAACCGGCTCCACCGCCCCCGCCTCCGCCCGAACCGGCTCCACCGCCACCTCCTCCGCCCGAACCGGCTCCGCCGCCACCGCCACCACCTCCTCCCGAACCGGCTCCGCCGCCGCCACCTCCGCCCGAACCGGCTCCTCCACCTCCGCCCGCACCGGCTCCGCCACCACCCGAACCGTGCCGGCCAAAGATCCCAGAACCGCCTCCGGCTTGCTGCTGCCGGCCGTGCCCCTGCTACCAGGCCGGCTACAGCGATGGGCTGCGGTGCTGCTCGTGTGGGAGGCTCTACGACTGGGGTTGGGGCCCACCCCCTGTGTACTGTGAAGGGTATAAGATCGTCTGCGAGGAAGACCCAGCTTATCCTTGCATCATCATGTGA